CGTGCTCCCACCACGCCTGCCATGCCGCGTCCTTCCGGATGGCATCGTCACACGCGAACAACGCACGCACCTGCGCGGTGACGCGCCGGGCATCGAGGCCGTGATAGATGCCCAGCCGAAACCACGGCGCTCGATACGGCTCAGCCTCCACCGGAGCGGTCTTGCCCCATGCCGGCCAGTTGCTGCCGGTCTCATAGCTGACCGGCGTCTCGTGATCCCAGGCCAGACCCGTCGCCCGATCCCACGCCTCGGGTGCCACCTGCAGCAGGAACTCCCCGTTCAAGTCCTCCAGCGACGTCCGCAGCGCCGCCGGATCGGCCACCGCCCGCTCGTAGACCGCCCGCCCTGCGGCGACCGTCCCGGCCCGCGCGTATAAGAACGAATCGTCGGACATCCCCATCGACTGGCCCGACTCCGGATCCAGCAAGTCACGATCCGCATGCGGCGGCGTGTCCAGCCGATACAACGCCGCCGCCAATTGATCAGCGAAGCCGATGATCGCCGCCTCGGACCGTGCCGCCAACGCCGTCGTCAAGTGCTCGACCGACTCCTCGGTGACCGCCCCGCCCAATTGCCCGACCAGCGCCCAGAATTCTTCTTCCGTCACCCGGTGACCATAACCGCAGGTCAGCGGCGGCGTTCAACGATGAAGCCGCTATGCGGGAAACCCGTGCTCGAGCGTCAGGTCCAGGCACTCAACCAGCACCTGGGTACCGACTCTCCTCAGCCCGACCTCGCCTCCGTCGTCGACCACTTGCGTGAAGGTCGGAAGATCTACGCGATTCAGGAGTACCGCGCTCTCACTGGCGCCGACCTCAGGGAAGCAGCCGGCGCGGTCGAGCAACTCGCGCGCGAGCATGGCCTCTGACCAGGGAGCCGCACCGGGCTGTCCCCTGCGCGGCAGAAGCGGATGTTCGGGAGGGCGGTCCACTGTTGTCGTGGCAACAGATGCTGGTCTCAGCGCTCACCCACACCACCATCTGATGTCCCCGGCAGTCGGATTAAGTCTGACCTGACGCGGCTGCATCGTCGGCAGATTCGCGCACTGACTCATGGAGCACGCTGAGGGCACCAGCATCGGCGGTCGCTCGATCGAGCGACGGCAGAATGGCCGTCATGAG
This window of the Cryptosporangium minutisporangium genome carries:
- a CDS encoding DUF4240 domain-containing protein, with protein sequence MTEEEFWALVGQLGGAVTEESVEHLTTALAARSEAAIIGFADQLAAALYRLDTPPHADRDLLDPESGQSMGMSDDSFLYARAGTVAAGRAVYERAVADPAALRTSLEDLNGEFLLQVAPEAWDRATGLAWDHETPVSYETGSNWPAWGKTAPVEAEPYRAPWFRLGIYHGLDARRVTAQVRALFACDDAIRKDAAWQAWWEHAGTPELELNMYYGFETEGVKPPRVRRAKHRAQADVYFGSERITAPTKDMLRAQVEKDVLLVLGLVRDKFGLPPLPPLPR